A genome region from Corvus hawaiiensis isolate bCorHaw1 chromosome 4, bCorHaw1.pri.cur, whole genome shotgun sequence includes the following:
- the PSMC2 gene encoding 26S proteasome regulatory subunit 7 has protein sequence MPDYLGADQRKTKEEEKEDKPIRALDEGDIALLKTYGQSTYSRQIKQVEDDIQQLLKKINELTGIKESDTGLAPPALWDLAADKQTLQSEQPLQVARCTKIINADSEDPKYIINVKQFAKFVVDLSDQVAPTDIEEGMRVGVDRNKYQIHIPLPPKIDPTVTMMQVEEKPDVTYSDVGGCKEQIEKLREVVETPLLHPERFVNLGIEPPKGVLLFGPPGTGKTLCARAVANRTDACFIRVIGSELVQKYVGEGARMVRELFEMARTKKACLIFFDEIDAIGGARFDDGAGGDNEVQRTMLELINQLDGFDPRGNIKVLMATNRPDTLDPALMRPGRLDRKIEFSLPDLEGRTHIFKIHARSMSVERDIRFELLARLCPNSTGAEIRSVCTEAGMFAIRARRKIATEKDFLEAVNKVIKSYAKFSATPRYMTYN, from the exons ATGCCGGATTACCTGGGAGCCGACCAGAGGAAaaccaaggaggaggagaaggaggacaAACCCATCCGCG CTCTCGATGAAGGAGATATTGCCTTGCTGAAAACATAT GGCCAGAGCACATACTCAAGGCAGATCAAGCAAGTAGAAGATGATATTCAACAACTGCTTAAGAAAATCAATGAGCTCACTG GAATCAAGGAATCTGACACTGGCCtggctcctcctgccctttgGGATCTGGCTGCAGATAAACAAACTCTCCAAAGTGAGCAACCATTGCAAGTTGCAAG GTGCACAAAGATCATCAATGCAGACTCTGAGGATCCCAAGTACATTATCAATGTCAAGCAATTTGCCAAGTTTGTGGTGGATCTCAGTGACCAAGTGGCACCTACTGACATAGAAGAAGGCATGAGAGTTGG GGTGGACAGAAACAAGTACCAAATCCATATCCCGTTGCCTCCAAAGATTGATCCCACAGTCACCATGATGCAA GTAGAAGAAAAACCTGATGTCACTTACAGCGATGTTGGTGGCTGTAAAGAGCAGATTGAAAAGCTGAGAGAGGTGGTCGAAACCCCTCTGCTTCAC CCTGAAAGATTTGTGAACCTTGGAATTGAGCCTCCCAAAGGAGTGCTTTTGTTTGGGCCACCTGGCACAGGCAAAACCCTCTGTGCCCGTGCTGTGGCTAACAGGACTGATGCCTGCTTCATCAGAGTGATTGGATCTGAGCTGGTGCAGAAATACGTGGGAGAG gGAGCTCGAATGGTTCGTGAACTCTTTGAAATGGCGAGAACTAAAAAAGCTTGCCTTATATTCTTTGATGAGATTGATGCTATTGGAG gtgctCGTTTTGACGATGGGGCCGGGGGTGACAACGAGGTGCAGCGCACGATGCTGGAGCTCATCAACCAGCTGGATGGCTTTGATCCACGGGGCAACATCAAAGTGCTGATGGCCACAAACAGGCCCGACACTCTGGACCCAGCGCTGATGAGGCCTGGCAGGCTGGACAGGAAGATAGAGTTCAGCCTGCCTGATCTTGAG gGACGAACTCACATCTTCAAGATCCACGCTCGTTCGATGAGTGTGGAGAGGGACATCCGATTTGAGCTGTTGGCTCGGCTGTGTCCTAACAGCACAG GCGCCGAGATCCGCAGTGTCTGCACGGAGGCAGGAATGTTCGCTATCCGAGCGCGCCGGAAAATCGCCACCGAGAAGGATTTCCTGGAGGCAGTGAACAAAGTCATCAAATCGTACGCGAAATTCAGCGCTACCCCCCGCTACATGACCTACAACTAA